The following are encoded together in the Bacillus cereus group sp. RP43 genome:
- a CDS encoding AI-2E family transporter → MEKVNIRKRDKLKKFFKEQNYLAVLLGFALLFVNILLLTKISFVFTPFVVFLKTIFFPVLLAGVLFYILHPFVSLLERKGVSRIVSIASIYIIVLGLFVFLAVTVIPIIKDQVNALIDNLPYFGHEIERAARKFGESNVIGRMQESLNIDVANIVKDSTMNFTKSLSSVTGNVTGFLSTLTEVVLTFVMVPFILFYLLKDGEQLPNHFLKFISEQRQPAAKRILDDMHYAISSYIRGQIIVSLFIGIMLFIGYLIIGIKYAVLLAILAMIVNVVPYVGPIIAITPALIIAFIDSPAMILKVIIVMMVVQLAEGKFISPQVMGKKLDIHPITIIFIILTAGNLFGIMGVILAIPGYAILKVLVTHSYRFVKLNT, encoded by the coding sequence TTGGAGAAAGTAAATATAAGAAAAAGAGATAAGTTGAAAAAGTTTTTTAAAGAACAAAATTATTTAGCTGTACTACTTGGATTCGCGTTGCTGTTTGTAAATATATTATTACTTACAAAAATATCATTCGTCTTTACACCGTTCGTCGTATTTTTAAAAACAATCTTTTTCCCAGTATTATTAGCAGGAGTACTATTTTATATATTGCATCCATTTGTTTCTCTTTTAGAAAGAAAAGGTGTGTCGAGAATTGTGTCAATTGCCTCGATATATATAATTGTTCTTGGATTATTTGTTTTTCTTGCGGTCACGGTTATTCCAATTATTAAAGATCAAGTAAATGCTTTAATAGATAACTTGCCATATTTCGGACATGAAATCGAAAGGGCAGCACGTAAATTTGGAGAAAGTAATGTAATTGGTAGAATGCAGGAAAGTTTAAATATTGATGTTGCTAATATCGTAAAAGATTCTACAATGAATTTTACAAAATCATTATCATCAGTAACAGGAAATGTAACTGGATTTTTAAGTACACTTACTGAAGTTGTTTTAACATTTGTAATGGTTCCATTTATATTGTTCTATCTTTTAAAAGATGGTGAGCAATTACCGAATCATTTTTTAAAGTTTATATCTGAGCAAAGACAACCAGCTGCGAAGAGAATACTAGATGATATGCATTATGCGATTAGTTCGTATATTAGGGGACAGATTATCGTTAGTTTATTTATCGGTATTATGCTATTCATTGGTTATCTAATAATCGGCATTAAATACGCTGTATTACTTGCTATTTTGGCGATGATTGTAAACGTTGTTCCATATGTAGGACCAATTATCGCTATAACGCCAGCGTTAATTATCGCTTTTATTGATTCGCCAGCAATGATTTTAAAAGTAATTATTGTCATGATGGTTGTACAATTAGCAGAGGGGAAATTTATTTCACCACAAGTAATGGGGAAAAAGCTAGACATTCATCCAATTACTATCATTTTTATTATTTTAACTGCCGGAAATTTATTTGGAATTATGGGGGTTATTTTAGCAATTCCAGGATATGCGATATTAAAAGTGTTAGTTACGCATAGTTATAGATTTGTTAAGTTGAATACGTAA
- a CDS encoding GlsB/YeaQ/YmgE family stress response membrane protein, producing MGWIITLIVGAIIGIIASSITGKNFPAGMFGNIIAGLLGAWLGSRLFGSFGPSFGGIHVVPALLGAIVLILIVSFVVKAARK from the coding sequence ATGGGATGGATTATCACATTAATAGTTGGTGCTATTATAGGTATAATTGCTAGTTCTATAACGGGTAAAAATTTTCCAGCTGGTATGTTTGGAAATATAATTGCTGGTTTACTAGGAGCTTGGTTAGGTAGTAGATTATTTGGATCTTTTGGGCCATCATTTGGTGGGATTCATGTCGTGCCAGCATTATTAGGGGCAATTGTGTTAATTCTTATTGTATCATTTGTAGTAAAAGCTGCAAGGAAATAA